TTATAAATCCCGACCTTTGCGCAACTCTTTCGGAACCTTGCAGCCCTCGTCTTTTCTGGTATCACTTAATTGGAAAACCTTCCAGCTACCATCCACCTGATGCATTACAAAAACATCCATTCCACAATGGTGAAATTTCCTTCCTAAATAAAATGCATAATCGCAGCTCATCACTGCTAATTTATCGTCAATACGAATATCAACGTTCCAAATTACCTCGTCCCAAACTTGAGATTTCTCCTTACCAACCGAGCCAATAAATTCCTTGAAATTATTCTTTTGAAACCTATCTTTTCCTGTGGCATCCTTATATACAACTGCCAAATCGGGGTTGGCGACAAAAGCACTCTTAAAAAGAACGGTATCGGAATTTCGAATTCCCTCTAACAAATTCAGTGCGGTTTGCATTACAGCTTCCTGACTGGAATTAAGCTTGGAATCAACAATGTAATTGGACTGTGCGTGGGATTGATTATTCCACATTAACATGCTGATCCCTACTATGAAAATTCGTTTTGGCAAATTCATGCAATTGGTAATTTTAGTACTAATAAAACTAACTTGATAAGTTTTCTTTAATAATAGGTATTATTACAATCCAGTTTAAACACCCCAAGCTATCAAACCAATTTTAAAAATATTCCTGAATGAAAGGTTGGTTTTAACCATAATAATTAGCAATATTCTGGTGTTATTTACACAAGGCTACTACCACCCAGGAGAGAAATCATACCATATACTCAGTGCGTTAGATTTTTATATCACACTATTCTTTCTTGTAGAATTGATTGCTAAGGTCAATTTATTGGGCATCAGAAAGTACCTTCAATCAGGATGGAACAAATTAGATTTTCTATTGATAGTTCTAGCTATTCCATCCGGCATAAAATATCTTGGGAATTTAGAAGGACTAGATCTAAGTTTTCTATTGGCATTGCGAGTACTTAGAGTATTTAAGACCCTTCGTTTATTCAAGTTCATCCCTAATATTGCCCACCTTATTACAGGGTTTAAAAGAGCCATTAAAGCTTCATTTTTAGTTGCGGTAGCAATGTTTTTGATAATTATCTTAATAGGTATACTATCGTTCTATATGTTCAAATCCTGGGACCACGAAGCTTTTAAAAACCCCTTAATTTCTATTTACTCAATTTTTAAGGTATTTACTGTTGAAGGATGGTATGAACTACCTGATTCCATGGCTTCCGGAAAATCTAGAATCACTGAAATCCTAATCCATATTTACTTTT
The sequence above is a segment of the Luteibaculum oceani genome. Coding sequences within it:
- a CDS encoding nuclear transport factor 2 family protein, whose product is MNLPKRIFIVGISMLMWNNQSHAQSNYIVDSKLNSSQEAVMQTALNLLEGIRNSDTVLFKSAFVANPDLAVVYKDATGKDRFQKNNFKEFIGSVGKEKSQVWDEVIWNVDIRIDDKLAVMSCDYAFYLGRKFHHCGMDVFVMHQVDGSWKVFQLSDTRKDEGCKVPKELRKGRDL
- a CDS encoding ion transporter codes for the protein MVLTIIISNILVLFTQGYYHPGEKSYHILSALDFYITLFFLVELIAKVNLLGIRKYLQSGWNKLDFLLIVLAIPSGIKYLGNLEGLDLSFLLALRVLRVFKTLRLFKFIPNIAHLITGFKRAIKASFLVAVAMFLIIILIGILSFYMFKSWDHEAFKNPLISIYSIFKVFTVEGWYELPDSMASGKSRITEILIHIYFSAIVLGGGIIGLSIVNSIFVDTMVSDNNDDLSEKINNIETKLDQLIKNQLSDETRENS